A genomic stretch from Ureibacillus composti includes:
- a CDS encoding transglycosylase domain-containing protein: MKQSVGFLLIFCCFPLLIFLGAKISEEYSVAKAREQQLEDKIQLPIVENHHPITMVDRNGKIFNEEYIEWRQPMKFEDIPEVIKQTYLLSEDSQFYQHIGFDLSAIMRAVVVNSSEQSIQQGGSTITQQLVRMRYLSEEKSYERKLMELFYAHELETIYNKEQIFEMYLNEIYFGNQVYGIGAAASYYFQEPLSELTLAQMAFIAAIPNNPSLYDPLRNFNNTKARQERLIDILVKHNILTEEEAKIHKLEKITINTKQKIQKSPAYSTYVLEELKWLVAKNEGFDQQLNEATTIEEKEQINNELNHKIDQLLQSGIRIYTALDQNKQIEDEQTINSLLSINGLQASSVVVENNTREIVSVYAGKNYKKYDFHRAYQAARQPGSAFKPLIVYSPLFEETNYTPYSIVSGGRYCVENFCPQNYGGAVYGNVSISTAFKNSFNTSAVRLLHTIGIETGFQYLDRFNFQSLVQEDYTYSAALGGLTYGVTPIEMADAYSSFIDGSYEQIHSIRKVTDLQGNELYSWNHERETVWSTKTIGHMHSLLNDVVTSGTGRGLYTDSTYIGAKTGTTNDYKDFWLAGLTDRYTATVWVGFDTPKSMYSLEDDQIHFKIFNTIINN, from the coding sequence ATGAAACAAAGCGTCGGATTTCTTCTCATTTTTTGTTGTTTTCCATTGCTTATTTTTCTAGGTGCTAAAATTTCAGAAGAGTACTCAGTAGCAAAGGCGAGAGAACAACAATTAGAAGATAAAATCCAACTACCTATTGTTGAGAATCATCATCCAATTACAATGGTAGATCGGAACGGTAAAATATTTAATGAAGAATATATTGAATGGCGACAGCCAATGAAATTTGAAGATATTCCCGAAGTAATCAAGCAAACCTATTTACTAAGTGAAGATAGTCAATTTTATCAACATATTGGATTTGATTTAAGTGCCATTATGAGGGCAGTTGTTGTCAATTCTTCTGAACAGTCCATTCAACAAGGTGGTAGTACAATTACCCAGCAACTTGTTCGAATGCGTTATCTTTCTGAAGAAAAATCTTATGAGCGCAAACTTATGGAACTGTTTTATGCTCACGAGCTTGAAACGATTTACAATAAAGAGCAAATCTTTGAAATGTATTTAAATGAAATCTATTTTGGTAATCAGGTCTATGGTATAGGAGCCGCTGCTTCTTATTATTTCCAAGAACCATTGTCAGAGTTAACTCTAGCACAAATGGCTTTTATTGCAGCGATTCCTAATAATCCGTCTTTATATGATCCTTTAAGAAATTTTAATAACACAAAAGCAAGACAAGAAAGATTAATAGACATTTTAGTTAAACACAACATTCTAACTGAGGAAGAAGCCAAAATACATAAGCTTGAAAAAATCACAATTAACACAAAACAGAAAATCCAAAAATCCCCTGCTTACAGTACCTATGTATTAGAAGAATTAAAATGGCTAGTAGCGAAAAATGAAGGATTTGATCAGCAATTAAATGAAGCAACAACAATTGAAGAAAAAGAACAAATTAATAATGAACTAAATCATAAGATTGACCAATTATTACAATCTGGAATAAGGATCTATACCGCGCTAGACCAAAATAAACAAATTGAAGATGAACAAACTATTAATTCTTTACTTTCGATAAACGGTCTCCAAGCAAGTTCTGTTGTAGTTGAAAATAATACACGTGAAATCGTTAGTGTTTATGCAGGAAAGAATTATAAAAAGTACGATTTTCACCGCGCATATCAAGCTGCTAGACAACCCGGTTCAGCATTTAAACCACTCATTGTCTACTCACCGCTTTTTGAAGAAACAAATTATACGCCGTACTCAATTGTTAGCGGGGGGCGTTACTGCGTAGAAAACTTCTGTCCTCAAAACTATGGGGGCGCGGTTTACGGGAATGTTTCTATTTCAACCGCATTTAAAAATAGTTTCAATACTTCTGCAGTTCGACTATTACATACGATTGGCATTGAAACTGGATTTCAATATCTTGACCGTTTTAACTTCCAATCGCTCGTTCAAGAAGATTATACCTATTCTGCTGCATTAGGTGGTCTCACTTATGGAGTCACTCCGATTGAAATGGCTGATGCATATTCTAGTTTCATTGATGGAAGCTATGAACAAATTCATAGCATACGAAAAGTAACAGACTTACAAGGTAACGAACTTTATAGTTGGAATCATGAAAGAGAAACAGTATGGTCGACCAAAACAATTGGCCACATGCATTCTCTGTTAAATGATGTTGTCACGAGTGGAACCGGTCGTGGTCTATATACTGACTCCACATATATTGGAGCAAAAACAGGTACGACAAATGACTATAAAGATTTTTGGTTAGCTGGTTTAACAGATCGATATACAGCGACTGTTTGGGTAGGCTTTGACACACCTAAATCTATGTATTCACTCGAAGACGACCAAATCCACTTTAAAATCTTTAACACCATAATTAATAATTAA
- a CDS encoding DUF5366 family protein, translating to MKNPYIYGYLPLFTILLFSLTFGIYTVGESIEIFTSIGVYAGMREFLSDLQLRVFLLIIFTLLFFMIFSALKVISETIHEVGMLLFSKDKEGETMRVARGGYVILFFGALISAFFIQSFIALMIVVVVTVLVYFVFTVYKMSHFMSFTGMIGLIFFEIIFWATFITTIVYVIFKLYNGILASLPFAN from the coding sequence ATGAAAAACCCTTACATATATGGATACTTGCCGCTTTTTACAATTTTATTGTTTAGTTTAACTTTTGGAATTTATACAGTTGGGGAGTCAATTGAGATTTTTACATCGATTGGTGTTTACGCTGGAATGCGGGAGTTTTTAAGTGATTTACAATTACGTGTTTTTTTATTAATTATATTTACTTTACTATTTTTTATGATTTTTTCTGCGCTAAAGGTCATAAGTGAAACGATTCATGAAGTAGGCATGTTGTTATTTTCAAAAGATAAAGAAGGAGAGACGATGCGTGTAGCAAGAGGCGGCTATGTTATTTTATTTTTCGGTGCCTTAATCTCGGCTTTCTTTATCCAATCGTTTATTGCATTAATGATCGTTGTTGTGGTCACAGTGTTAGTTTACTTTGTGTTTACAGTATATAAAATGAGCCATTTCATGTCCTTTACAGGAATGATTGGCCTAATATTTTTTGAAATTATCTTTTGGGCAACTTTTATCACTACTATTGTATATGTGATTTTTAAACTATATAACGGGATTCTCGCAAGTTTACCATTTGCAAATTAA
- a CDS encoding Na+/H+ antiporter subunit A has translation MNQVLYIFIPLIAALFMPFFFKKIRSIHTGWFVLIVPVVLVTFYATYIPSIAAGESFIGTIQWIPSLGISFVSYLDGLSLLFSLLITGIGALVVLYSIFYLDRTKEQLHNFYIYLLMFMSAMLGVVQSDHMITLYLFWELTSVSSFLLIGYWYNRDQSRFGALKSMMITVAGGMLMLGGFVLLSIMGGTFSIRELIGQAPELATNDTFIMALILILLGAFTKSAQFPFYIWLPDAMEAPTPVSAYLHSATMVKAGIYLVARFTPIFASSEVWIWLVSGIGLLTLMWGSFFAVKQTDLKAILAFSTVSQLGLIMSLLGVGAIAYHVEGAEDTVFKYAAFAAIFHLINHATFKGSLFMIAGIVDHETGTRDIRKLGGLMSIMPVSFTIALIGGFSMAGVPLFNGFLSKEMFLTAMLAVKEFELFEFSTWGVLFPIFAWIASIFTFVYSFYFVFKTFSGKRKSDQLPHKPHEAPIGMLISPAILAVLVIVIFFIPNLITDTFVKPAVTAIQPFLYNNPNEVDIHVAAWHGVNTELLMTIGIFVIGLLLYFTVAKWQKVYKVFPAKLSLNRLYDFVINVLFDSWMDSLSKSYMTGSNRRYLSYMFTAFAMLVIGTLFIKDAFVVSFESASPIHVYQIILIIALIIGTITTVFAKSRITSIVALGAVGYTVSLFFVIFNAPDLALTQLVIETISVALFLLAFYHLPKFQKAEERTRFKFGRAFVSIAVGVMVTLVALSSHSQKLIPSIADYYKDTVYSLAGGGNIVNVILVDYRGFDTLFEITVLAIAGMAIYGMIKLRMSKKGGKL, from the coding sequence TTGAATCAAGTCTTATATATTTTCATTCCTTTAATAGCTGCGTTATTTATGCCGTTTTTCTTTAAGAAAATACGTTCCATACATACGGGGTGGTTTGTACTAATTGTACCAGTAGTACTTGTAACATTTTACGCTACGTATATTCCATCAATTGCAGCTGGAGAATCATTTATTGGAACAATTCAATGGATTCCTTCACTAGGAATTTCATTTGTTTCTTATTTAGATGGCCTAAGTCTTCTCTTCTCCTTGCTAATTACAGGAATTGGTGCACTTGTAGTACTTTATTCTATCTTTTATCTAGACCGCACGAAAGAGCAGTTACATAACTTTTACATTTACTTATTAATGTTTATGTCTGCAATGCTCGGGGTCGTGCAATCGGATCATATGATCACGCTTTATTTATTTTGGGAATTAACATCAGTTTCCTCATTCTTATTAATTGGATATTGGTATAACCGTGATCAGTCCCGCTTTGGTGCATTAAAATCAATGATGATTACTGTTGCAGGCGGAATGTTGATGCTTGGTGGTTTCGTTTTACTCTCTATTATGGGAGGGACATTCTCGATACGAGAATTGATTGGTCAAGCACCTGAACTTGCAACGAATGATACATTTATCATGGCATTGATCCTTATCTTACTAGGGGCCTTTACTAAATCCGCACAGTTCCCATTCTATATTTGGTTGCCAGATGCAATGGAAGCACCTACACCAGTTAGTGCTTATCTTCACTCTGCCACTATGGTTAAAGCAGGGATTTACTTAGTTGCTCGTTTTACACCAATTTTCGCCTCTTCCGAAGTTTGGATTTGGTTAGTATCTGGTATAGGGCTACTTACGTTAATGTGGGGTTCATTCTTTGCGGTAAAACAAACGGACTTGAAAGCAATACTAGCCTTCTCCACGGTTAGTCAACTAGGTCTTATCATGTCCTTATTAGGTGTTGGGGCAATTGCTTATCATGTTGAAGGTGCAGAAGATACGGTATTTAAATATGCAGCCTTTGCCGCAATCTTCCACTTAATTAACCATGCTACATTTAAAGGTAGTCTGTTCATGATTGCAGGAATTGTCGATCACGAAACAGGCACACGTGATATTCGCAAACTTGGTGGTCTTATGAGCATTATGCCAGTAAGTTTCACGATTGCTTTAATTGGCGGCTTTTCAATGGCTGGTGTGCCATTATTTAATGGTTTCTTAAGTAAAGAAATGTTTTTAACAGCGATGTTAGCAGTTAAAGAGTTTGAACTTTTTGAATTCTCTACTTGGGGTGTACTGTTCCCTATCTTTGCTTGGATTGCTAGTATATTTACTTTTGTCTATAGTTTCTATTTTGTATTTAAAACGTTTTCAGGAAAACGCAAATCAGACCAATTACCTCATAAACCACACGAGGCACCTATTGGTATGTTGATTTCACCAGCTATTTTGGCTGTTTTAGTTATCGTAATCTTCTTTATTCCAAACTTGATTACAGATACATTCGTGAAACCTGCAGTTACTGCAATTCAGCCATTCCTGTACAACAATCCAAATGAAGTGGACATACACGTTGCAGCTTGGCATGGTGTTAACACAGAATTACTCATGACAATCGGAATTTTTGTCATAGGGTTGCTACTTTACTTCACAGTAGCTAAATGGCAAAAAGTTTATAAAGTATTTCCTGCGAAACTTTCACTTAATCGACTGTATGATTTTGTGATCAATGTACTCTTTGACTCTTGGATGGACAGCCTATCAAAATCCTATATGACGGGGTCAAATCGTCGATATTTAAGCTATATGTTTACTGCATTTGCCATGCTCGTAATTGGTACCTTATTCATTAAAGATGCATTTGTTGTTTCATTTGAAAGTGCATCACCAATTCATGTGTATCAAATCATCTTAATCATTGCTTTAATAATCGGTACAATAACGACTGTTTTCGCAAAATCACGTATTACATCGATCGTCGCTTTAGGTGCAGTTGGATATACAGTTTCCCTATTCTTTGTTATTTTTAACGCGCCTGACTTAGCGTTAACGCAATTAGTTATTGAAACAATTTCTGTTGCATTATTTTTATTAGCCTTTTACCATCTTCCAAAATTCCAAAAGGCAGAAGAACGTACTCGATTTAAATTTGGAAGAGCATTTGTATCTATTGCGGTAGGAGTTATGGTAACTCTTGTGGCACTATCTTCACATTCTCAAAAATTGATTCCATCCATTGCAGATTACTATAAGGATACAGTGTATTCTCTTGCAGGTGGAGGAAATATTGTAAACGTTATTCTTGTTGATTACCGTGGATTCGATACATTATTTGAGATTACTGTACTCGCAATTGCTGGGATGGCTATTTACGGTATGATTAAACTTCGAATGAGCAAAAAAGGAGGGAAATTATGA
- a CDS encoding Na(+)/H(+) antiporter subunit B: MKTNDVILQFTAKIVFFIIFFYAVHIFFAGHYTPGGGFVGGLVTSSAIVLLIIAFDLKTVKSILPINYLYLVAVGLLLAFGTAAFSMFVGEPFFTHFFDYFNLPILGKTSLHTAALFDLGVYLVVVGVTMTIIQTIGDDE, encoded by the coding sequence ATGAAAACAAATGATGTAATACTGCAGTTTACTGCGAAAATCGTCTTTTTCATTATTTTCTTCTATGCTGTTCATATCTTCTTTGCTGGACACTATACACCAGGAGGAGGATTTGTTGGAGGCTTAGTCACATCTAGTGCAATTGTGTTATTAATTATTGCATTCGATTTAAAAACAGTAAAATCGATATTACCAATTAATTATCTGTACTTAGTTGCAGTAGGATTACTTTTAGCTTTCGGAACGGCAGCATTTTCTATGTTTGTCGGGGAGCCATTCTTTACTCATTTCTTTGATTACTTTAACCTACCGATTTTAGGTAAGACTTCCCTTCATACTGCTGCTTTGTTCGACTTAGGTGTTTATTTGGTTGTTGTTGGCGTTACGATGACCATTATTCAAACGATTGGGGATGATGAATAA
- a CDS encoding Na(+)/H(+) antiporter subunit C: protein MEIVMAFVCGFLFMAAMYLILSRSLLRIIIGTGLLSHGAHLLILTMGSFGGSAPPVLADGVTDYVDPLPQALILTAIVISFGVTAFFLVLAYRAYHELKTDDMTLMKGSEHDE from the coding sequence ATGGAAATAGTTATGGCTTTTGTTTGTGGTTTCTTATTTATGGCCGCAATGTATTTAATATTATCTCGCAGTTTGCTTCGTATTATCATCGGAACAGGATTACTTAGTCATGGTGCTCATTTATTAATACTAACAATGGGTAGCTTTGGTGGAAGTGCTCCTCCTGTATTAGCTGATGGGGTAACCGATTATGTTGACCCACTTCCACAGGCCCTGATATTAACTGCGATCGTTATTAGTTTTGGTGTAACAGCATTTTTCTTAGTCCTTGCATACCGTGCCTATCATGAGCTAAAAACGGATGATATGACATTAATGAAAGGAAGTGAGCATGATGAATAA
- a CDS encoding Na+/H+ antiporter subunit D — protein sequence MNNFLLLPIIIPFFFGMILMFGQKNISYQRVTSLVGLLISIVCAFLLLLNVYENGPQVVTFGDWPVPFGITMVADSISSLLVLTTVTLAFFIVWYGFKSIGKEREQFFYYPGVMFIITGVNGAFTTGDIFNLFVFFEVLLMSSYLLIVLGGEKAQLRESIKYILVNVLSSAFFVITVAFLYSVVGTLNMADISIKIAELNQPGILTVIAVLFLLVFGMKAAIFPLYFWLPSAYAAPPIPVLALFGALLTKVGVYAIMRTYTLFFTHDLAYTHELLLILSVITILAGCIGALAHFDVKQIIIYNIVIAVGVILFGVAQMNEVALEGAMFYLIHDMIIKAALFMLIGIVIYVTGTTNLRKMGGLMKTYPALGWFYIIAAFGLAGVPPLSGFVGKLLIVQGGFEAGNLWSSVFILASSIAVLLSVIRIFIYAFWGEQGTISPSVNPSTYKGLFIPTMLLVFISVAYGVGTEWITPFMDHAAKILIDPSIYTDAVMKGGE from the coding sequence ATGAATAACTTTCTTTTATTGCCCATTATTATCCCATTCTTCTTTGGGATGATCTTAATGTTTGGACAAAAAAATATAAGCTATCAACGAGTTACAAGCTTAGTCGGGTTACTTATTTCTATCGTTTGTGCTTTTTTACTACTGCTTAACGTTTATGAAAATGGACCACAAGTTGTTACTTTTGGTGATTGGCCTGTACCATTTGGTATTACAATGGTCGCCGATAGTATTTCATCCTTACTTGTTTTAACAACAGTAACCCTTGCCTTTTTCATTGTTTGGTATGGATTCAAATCGATTGGTAAAGAACGTGAACAGTTCTTCTATTATCCTGGGGTGATGTTTATCATCACTGGGGTGAATGGTGCATTTACAACAGGGGATATTTTCAACCTCTTTGTATTCTTTGAAGTACTGCTTATGTCTTCTTATTTACTAATTGTATTAGGTGGAGAAAAAGCTCAATTACGCGAATCGATTAAGTACATTTTAGTTAATGTACTTTCATCTGCATTTTTCGTTATTACAGTGGCATTTTTATATTCAGTTGTCGGCACTTTAAATATGGCCGATATATCAATTAAAATAGCTGAACTGAATCAGCCTGGAATTCTTACTGTAATCGCAGTACTATTCTTACTTGTATTCGGTATGAAAGCAGCTATATTCCCTCTTTACTTTTGGCTACCAAGTGCATACGCAGCACCACCAATACCTGTTTTAGCATTATTTGGTGCATTGCTTACAAAAGTAGGGGTATACGCAATAATGCGTACATACACATTGTTCTTTACTCATGATTTGGCGTATACGCATGAATTATTATTAATTCTATCAGTCATTACTATTTTGGCAGGCTGTATCGGTGCCCTTGCCCATTTCGATGTGAAACAAATTATTATATATAATATCGTTATTGCTGTTGGGGTTATTTTATTCGGTGTAGCACAAATGAACGAAGTGGCTCTAGAGGGAGCAATGTTTTATTTAATTCATGATATGATCATTAAAGCAGCCTTGTTTATGTTGATTGGGATTGTCATTTATGTAACAGGGACAACCAATTTACGTAAAATGGGAGGATTAATGAAAACATACCCAGCTTTAGGATGGTTTTATATCATCGCTGCTTTTGGTTTAGCTGGTGTACCTCCTTTAAGCGGGTTTGTAGGTAAATTACTAATTGTACAGGGTGGATTTGAAGCTGGAAACCTATGGAGTAGCGTGTTTATCTTAGCGTCAAGTATCGCTGTCTTGCTATCAGTTATTCGTATTTTTATTTACGCATTTTGGGGTGAACAAGGCACAATTTCACCTAGTGTGAACCCATCTACTTATAAAGGGTTATTCATTCCAACGATGCTTTTAGTGTTCATTTCTGTTGCATATGGGGTTGGAACGGAATGGATTACACCATTCATGGATCATGCAGCTAAAATTTTAATCGATCCCTCAATTTACACTGATGCAGTCATGAAAGGAGGAGAATAA
- a CDS encoding Na+/H+ antiporter subunit E → MSFQILLNVFLAFLWMFLSSNYSLSRFIIGYLLGLLVIIALRKFFKTRLYIDRVWAVIKLTVLFIKELILANITVLKLVIKPKLEMQPAFFKYDTTLTEEWEITLLSSLITLTPGTVVVHVSDDSKSLFIHVIDSQDIDETIDSIKYSFEKAILEVSRS, encoded by the coding sequence ATGTCCTTTCAAATTTTATTAAATGTCTTTCTAGCTTTTCTTTGGATGTTTTTATCCTCTAATTACTCATTATCTCGATTTATAATAGGTTATTTACTAGGTTTGCTTGTCATTATTGCACTTAGAAAGTTCTTTAAAACGCGTCTATATATTGACCGAGTATGGGCTGTCATCAAATTAACAGTGTTATTTATTAAAGAGTTAATTTTAGCGAATATAACTGTTTTGAAGCTAGTCATTAAACCAAAACTTGAGATGCAACCTGCATTCTTCAAATATGACACGACCTTAACAGAAGAGTGGGAAATCACACTTTTATCTAGTTTAATTACATTGACACCAGGTACGGTAGTGGTACACGTTTCTGACGATTCAAAGTCATTATTTATACATGTAATTGATAGTCAGGATATTGACGAAACAATTGATTCTATTAAATACTCATTTGAAAAGGCAATCTTGGAGGTGAGCCGTTCATGA
- a CDS encoding Na(+)/H(+) antiporter subunit F1: protein MTYFIWGSIVIVTLSLIALFYRLVKGPHPSDRVVALDAIGVALICLVGLFSILVETSFYLEIILLLAILSFIGTIAFSKFIEKGDIITRDNSR, encoded by the coding sequence ATGACATACTTTATTTGGGGTTCCATTGTCATTGTTACACTATCATTGATTGCACTGTTTTATCGTCTTGTGAAGGGTCCACATCCTTCTGACCGTGTCGTTGCATTAGATGCCATTGGTGTTGCACTTATTTGCTTAGTTGGACTTTTCTCCATTTTAGTTGAGACAAGTTTTTACTTAGAGATTATATTATTATTGGCGATTTTATCGTTTATTGGAACAATCGCTTTCTCTAAATTTATAGAGAAAGGAGATATAATTACACGTGACAATTCTCGCTAA
- the mnhG gene encoding monovalent cation/H(+) antiporter subunit G: protein MTILANILIIFFIVVGLVFIVVTAIGLFRLPDLYTRAHAASKSATLGVMCILIGVFLHFWLIEDHFNPAILLGVLFLFITGPVGGHIMSRSSYIAGVKPWSGTVRDDLKSEIERMKKEQGIK, encoded by the coding sequence GTGACAATTCTCGCTAATATTCTAATCATTTTCTTTATAGTCGTAGGTTTAGTGTTTATTGTAGTAACAGCTATCGGATTATTTCGTTTACCCGATTTGTACACTCGTGCGCATGCAGCATCTAAAAGTGCAACGCTTGGGGTTATGTGTATTTTAATTGGAGTTTTCCTACATTTTTGGTTAATTGAAGACCATTTCAATCCTGCTATTCTTTTAGGAGTGTTATTCCTCTTTATTACAGGACCAGTAGGGGGACATATTATGAGTCGTTCATCTTATATTGCCGGTGTAAAACCATGGTCAGGCACTGTAAGAGATGATCTTAAATCCGAAATTGAACGAATGAAAAAAGAACAAGGAATTAAATAA
- a CDS encoding leucyl aminopeptidase — protein MKIIKEAKTFEKVTTELLIVGVQKNCSHIKGWDGFVSFYDGQVEDWIRSGDINTERKQMTKIPYVGKNKNLKRILFVGLGDPKSLTENELRDTFGLVGKQLRTLKTNDFTIWLESFTASPIDENDIAYLAGEGIGLGFYTIPHYKTTSNEQDCYLDNVHFVTEADIDEIAASFEVGRIYAEAVNEARSLINLPPNLLTATDLANYAVELAKQYDFEVEILDKAQLEELGMGGILSVNKGSSEEPRMITLKYQATDDWKDVIGLVGKGVTYDTGGYSIKTKTGMVGMKGDMGGAAVVLGAMKIIGEIRPTKNVVAVIGSTDNMISGTAFKPDDVITTFSGKTVEVLNTDAEGRLVLADAVTYAKQHGANYLIDVATLTGGVITALGFDKTGALTNNEAFFDGFIEASIECGEFVWRMPLTERDKKRIRKSEMADLNNSPGSDGHMIFAGGFVGEFAENTPWIHLDIAGTSDAATPHDLGPKGGTGVMVRTIATFIEKLGDNQVEI, from the coding sequence ATGAAAATTATAAAAGAAGCAAAGACATTTGAAAAAGTCACAACGGAATTATTAATCGTTGGGGTTCAAAAGAATTGTAGTCATATTAAGGGCTGGGATGGATTCGTATCGTTTTATGATGGCCAAGTTGAAGACTGGATTCGCAGCGGGGATATCAATACCGAACGTAAACAGATGACGAAAATTCCTTACGTCGGAAAAAACAAAAATTTAAAACGTATTTTATTTGTTGGGCTAGGCGATCCAAAATCCTTAACTGAAAATGAACTACGTGACACTTTTGGTTTAGTTGGGAAACAATTAAGAACTTTAAAAACAAATGATTTTACGATTTGGCTGGAATCATTTACAGCAAGTCCAATAGATGAAAATGATATCGCTTATTTAGCAGGTGAAGGAATTGGATTAGGATTTTACACGATTCCTCATTATAAAACTACTTCCAATGAGCAGGACTGTTATTTAGACAATGTACATTTTGTTACAGAAGCAGATATTGATGAAATTGCTGCAAGTTTTGAGGTTGGACGAATTTATGCGGAAGCGGTGAATGAAGCAAGAAGCTTAATTAATTTACCACCTAATTTATTAACTGCCACAGACCTAGCAAACTATGCTGTTGAGCTTGCAAAGCAATACGATTTTGAGGTGGAAATTTTAGATAAAGCCCAATTAGAGGAATTAGGTATGGGCGGTATTTTAAGTGTAAATAAAGGGTCTTCAGAAGAACCTAGAATGATTACTTTAAAATACCAAGCAACCGATGATTGGAAGGATGTAATTGGGCTCGTTGGTAAAGGTGTAACTTATGATACAGGTGGTTATTCCATTAAAACTAAAACTGGAATGGTTGGCATGAAAGGGGATATGGGTGGTGCTGCAGTCGTACTTGGTGCCATGAAAATTATCGGCGAAATAAGACCAACTAAAAACGTCGTAGCAGTAATCGGGTCAACAGATAATATGATCTCAGGAACTGCATTTAAGCCAGATGATGTCATTACGACATTCAGTGGGAAAACAGTTGAAGTATTAAATACAGATGCAGAAGGGCGTCTTGTATTAGCTGATGCGGTAACATATGCAAAACAACACGGTGCTAACTATTTAATTGATGTTGCAACGTTAACAGGCGGTGTCATCACAGCTCTTGGATTCGATAAAACAGGAGCTTTAACTAATAATGAGGCATTCTTTGATGGATTTATTGAAGCATCAATTGAATGTGGTGAATTTGTTTGGAGAATGCCATTAACAGAACGTGATAAAAAACGAATCCGTAAGTCAGAAATGGCGGATTTAAATAATTCTCCTGGTAGCGACGGCCATATGATTTTTGCGGGTGGTTTTGTCGGAGAATTTGCAGAAAACACACCATGGATTCATTTAGATATTGCCGGTACATCAGATGCAGCAACCCCACATGATTTAGGTCCTAAAGGTGGTACTGGTGTAATGGTGAGAACGATTGCAACCTTTATTGAAAAATTAGGCGACAATCAAGTGGAAATTTAA
- a CDS encoding divergent PAP2 family protein, whose protein sequence is MALFQNIPLLLALFSVFFAQLIKVPINFLISRKIDWSLITSTGGMPSSHSAAVTSLATAVGFETGLDSPTFAVAAMFAIIVMYDASGVRYQAGQHAVIINKMRSELTLFFEEIKHWPEKTENEKIQELKTLLGHKPSEVLTGAITGILISIIFYALI, encoded by the coding sequence TTGGCACTTTTTCAAAATATACCTTTACTTCTAGCCCTATTCTCTGTATTTTTTGCACAATTAATTAAAGTACCGATTAACTTTTTAATTTCCCGCAAGATTGATTGGTCTTTAATTACATCTACTGGTGGCATGCCCAGCTCACATTCAGCAGCAGTTACTAGCTTAGCTACCGCAGTGGGTTTTGAAACTGGGTTAGATTCCCCTACCTTTGCAGTCGCCGCAATGTTTGCCATTATAGTGATGTATGACGCAAGTGGTGTCCGTTATCAGGCGGGTCAACATGCAGTCATCATTAACAAAATGCGTAGTGAATTAACACTATTTTTCGAGGAAATTAAACATTGGCCTGAAAAAACAGAAAATGAAAAAATACAAGAATTAAAAACATTACTAGGACATAAACCTAGTGAAGTACTAACAGGTGCAATTACAGGGATTTTAATCTCCATTATCTTTTATGCTTTGATTTAG
- a CDS encoding YuiB family protein, translated as MGGSVSVVQLIISIVLFFVMFFGIGFLLNMLLRMTWLMAIIYPIVVVFIVDEVSFLDYIFNAGTAFPALLDKLQALHMVDISILAGGFAGAIVAGIVMIILRKNGYRMF; from the coding sequence ATGGGCGGCTCAGTATCTGTAGTGCAATTAATCATCAGCATCGTACTCTTTTTTGTTATGTTTTTTGGAATCGGTTTCTTATTAAACATGCTTCTTCGTATGACGTGGTTAATGGCTATTATTTATCCAATCGTTGTTGTGTTTATTGTAGATGAAGTTAGTTTTCTAGATTACATTTTTAACGCTGGGACAGCATTCCCTGCACTATTGGACAAGCTTCAAGCATTACATATGGTTGATATTTCAATTTTAGCTGGGGGATTTGCAGGGGCTATTGTTGCAGGTATCGTTATGATTATTTTACGTAAAAACGGATATCGAATGTTTTAA